From the Tripterygium wilfordii isolate XIE 37 chromosome 6, ASM1340144v1, whole genome shotgun sequence genome, one window contains:
- the LOC119999823 gene encoding polygalacturonase 1 beta-like protein 3 — protein MNLFILLCLFFLSFSNNVNHIAGAGSDASGENPFSPKAYLMRYWSREIHNNLPQPNFLFSKASPLNSVDAVNFARLAAHNSLSTHLSSFCSSAKLFCFPDLATSLEKHDSDSNFVSYDPFIDRNFANYGTDRLGGVDSFKNYSGVAVDSFRRYSRDSGGHKDKFSLYGSDGNVVDQSFQTYATGATGGDGEFRNYNPDVNVPNLRFTSYDDDANGRTHSFTSYTDRTNSGSETFTSYGKNANGSPNEFSSYGKDSNVITSNFNNYGEKGNVNNDSFTSYGFNGNVPENNFKNYGAEANAGTESFSSYRDQSNIGDDTFQSYGKKSNSEKINFGNYGQTFNPGSDRFTGYGEAAKGQAIGFKIYGVNSTFKEYTNKKAMSFKQYTDANSEQTAKKLSGSLVNKWVEPGKFFRESMLKEGTVMPMPDIRDKMPKRSFLPRTIVSKLPFSTSKVGEIKQIFHASDNSTMETIIKDALSECERAPSAGETKRCVTSIEDMIDFTSSVLGRNVAVRSTDNVKGSKQNIQIGLVKGINGGRVSKSVSCHQSLYPYLLYYCHSVPKVRVYEADLLDPSTKAKINHGVAICHLDTTSWSPTHGAFLALGSSPGRIEVCHWIFENDMTWTIAD, from the exons ATGAACCTCTTCATCCTCCTctgtctcttctttctctcattttctaatAAT GTGAACCATATTGCCGGAGCTGGGAGCGATGCATCCGGAGAGAACCCATTCTCGCCCAAGGCCTATCTGATGCGGTATTGGAGCAGAGAGATCCACAACAATCTACCCCAGCCTAATTTTCTCTTCTCCAAGGCTTCTCCATTGAACAGTGTTGACGCCGTTAATTTTGCCAGACTCGCTGCTCACAACTCGCTCTCAACTCACCTTTCCTCTTTCTGCTCCTCTGCCAAACTGTTTTGCTTCCCCGATTTGGCTACTAGTCTGGAAAAGCATGACAGTGACTCCAACTTTGTGTCTTATGATCCTTTCATTGATCGAAACTTCGCGAACTACGGCACTGACAGGCTCGGCGGAGTAGATTCCTTCAAGAACTATTCAGGCGTCGCTGTTGATTCGTTCAGACGGTACAGCCGCGACTCGGGGGGTCACAAGGACAAGTTTTCCCTTTACGGCTCTGACGGCAATGTCGTCGACCAGAGCTTCCAGACCTATGCTACCGGAGCCACCGGTGGCGATGGGGAGTTCAGGAATTACAACCCGGATGTCAATGTGCCTAATCTCCGATTCACTTCCTATGACGACGATGCCAATGGTAGGACCCACTCCTTCACGAGTTACACGGACCGAACTAATTCGGGGAGCGAGACCTTCACCAGTTATGGCAAGAACGCAAATGGCTCCCCCAATGAATTCTCTAGCTACGGCAAGGATTCCAATGTCATTACTTCCAATTTCAACAACTATGGCGAGAAGGGAAATGTGAACAATGATTCCTTTACGTCTTACGGGTTCAACGGAAATGTTCCTGAGAATAATTTCAAGAATTACGGAGCAGAAGCTAATGCAGGCACTGAAAGCTTCAGCAGCTACAGAGACCAATCCAATATCGGCGACGATACGTTTCAATCGTACGGCAAGAAATCCAATTccgaaaaaataaatttcggTAATTACGGACAAACGTTCAACCCAGGTTCAGACAGGTTCACTGGCTACGGTGAGGCTGCGAAAGGGCAGGCTATAGGCTTCAAGATCTATGGAGTCAACAGCACTTTCAAAGAGTACACCAACAAGAAGGCAATGTCGTTTAAACAATATACTGATGCCAACTCCGAGCAAACCGCAAAGAAGCTGAGTGGCAGTTTGGTCAATAAGTGGGTTGAACCGGGCAAATTTTTCAGAGAATCCATGCTCAAGGAGGGTACCGTGATGCCTATGCCGGACATTAGAGATAAAATGCCGAAAAGATCATTTTTGCCCCGGACAATAGTCTCAAAATTACCATTCTCAACTTCCAAGGTTGGCGAAATCAAGCAAATCTTCCACGCGAGTGACAACTCAACCATGGAAACCATAATCAAAGATGCTTTGAGCGAGTGCGAGAGAGCTCCAAGCGCCGGCGAAACGAAGCGCTGCGTGACCTCCATCGAGGACATGATCGACTTCACGAGCTCAGTTTTGGGCCGAAACGTGGCTGTTCGTTCAACTGACAACGTGAAGGGGTCAAAGCAGAATATCCAGATCGGGTTGGTTAAAGGAATTAACGGCGGAAGAGTAAGCAAGTCCGTTTCTTGCCACCAGAGTTTATACCCCTACTTGCTATATTACTGCCATTCAGTCCCTAAAGTTCGGGTATACGAAGCGGATTTATTAGATCCATCAACGAAGGCCAAGATCAACCATGGTGTTGCCATCTGTCACTTGGATACCACATCTTGGAGCCCGACCCATGGAGCTTTCTTAGCTTTAGGTTCAAGTCCAGGTCGGATCGAGGTTTGTCACTGGATATTCGAGAACGATATGACGTGGACCATTGCTGATTAG